Proteins co-encoded in one Terriglobia bacterium genomic window:
- a CDS encoding peptidyl-prolyl cis-trans isomerase translates to MIRFLQTKGRVQQILLIGFLSIICFMMVVTLIPGGSALTDFLGFGLNDQTVAKVGSQEISVQEVQQRARDYARQQYPQIPPDKVMPFIIPQVANMLVSQHIVLNEANRLGLTATNADLRYMLEHGPFAQMLFPNGKYVGEDQYKAFVSNQFNLSVPQFEDELRQQITMDKLRDAIEGGVIATKAEIQKQFDAENVKVKFDYAFLSLDDIEKQVKPSDAELRAYYEKQKPQLTNTIPEKRQIRYVLVDYVKAGGAVTQADLQNYYNQHIDEYRVPETVTVHHILIKTPSPGPDGKVDQKAVDAARAKAEDILKQLKAGANFEALAKKYSEDPGSKDKGGLIGPIRRGQTVPEFEQAAFNGKKGEIVGPVKTSFGFHIIRIDDKTPAHLKSLDEVKPQIEPMLARQKGQAAAEALAKSLQASATSEGLDKAAASKGLQVEQSDYFARGASLPGVGTSSSLMDIVFDAQKTPSTPQAVPVENGWAVVQVTGIQPPSTPTFDQAKAQLTEQLQREKAASELEAKTKELADKAHSEHNLRAAAKAVGATVKTSDFVKPDDQVPDVGQLTGPAAVVFTLRPGEISGPVQAGSNGVVFALVDKQEPSAAEFAAKEDQIRQAVLQRKRSEAIEIYISSLRDKMQKDGKIRINQAQLKKMASAEGD, encoded by the coding sequence ATGATTCGTTTCTTGCAGACCAAGGGCCGGGTTCAGCAGATCCTGCTTATCGGCTTCCTCTCCATCATTTGCTTCATGATGGTCGTCACCCTGATCCCTGGCGGCTCCGCCCTTACCGACTTTCTCGGTTTTGGCTTGAATGACCAGACCGTTGCCAAGGTTGGCAGCCAGGAGATCTCTGTTCAGGAAGTCCAGCAGCGCGCCCGCGACTACGCCCGCCAGCAATACCCTCAGATTCCGCCTGACAAGGTGATGCCCTTTATCATTCCGCAGGTCGCCAACATGCTCGTCAGCCAGCACATCGTGCTCAACGAGGCCAACCGCCTCGGCCTGACCGCAACTAACGCCGACCTTCGCTACATGCTCGAGCACGGCCCCTTCGCCCAGATGCTTTTCCCGAACGGCAAGTACGTTGGCGAGGACCAATACAAGGCATTCGTCTCCAATCAGTTCAACTTGAGCGTCCCTCAGTTCGAAGACGAGCTTCGCCAGCAGATCACCATGGATAAGCTCCGCGACGCCATCGAAGGCGGCGTCATTGCCACCAAGGCGGAAATCCAGAAGCAGTTCGACGCCGAGAACGTGAAGGTAAAGTTCGACTACGCCTTCCTCTCTCTCGACGATATCGAAAAACAGGTAAAGCCCAGCGACGCCGAACTTCGTGCCTACTACGAAAAGCAGAAACCGCAGCTCACCAATACGATCCCTGAGAAGCGCCAGATCCGCTACGTCCTCGTCGACTACGTCAAGGCTGGCGGAGCCGTGACTCAGGCCGACCTGCAGAACTACTACAACCAGCACATCGACGAGTATCGCGTCCCTGAGACCGTTACCGTGCACCACATCCTTATTAAGACGCCAAGCCCGGGCCCCGACGGCAAAGTCGACCAGAAAGCCGTCGACGCCGCCCGCGCCAAGGCTGAAGACATCCTGAAGCAGCTCAAGGCTGGCGCGAACTTCGAAGCCCTCGCCAAGAAGTACTCCGAAGATCCCGGCAGCAAGGACAAGGGTGGACTCATCGGTCCCATCCGCCGCGGTCAGACCGTTCCCGAATTCGAGCAGGCGGCATTCAATGGCAAGAAGGGCGAAATTGTCGGCCCGGTGAAAACCAGCTTCGGGTTCCACATCATCCGCATCGACGACAAGACCCCAGCGCACCTGAAGTCACTCGACGAAGTCAAGCCTCAGATCGAACCGATGCTCGCGCGCCAGAAGGGTCAGGCTGCGGCCGAAGCACTTGCCAAGTCTCTTCAGGCATCCGCAACTTCCGAGGGTCTCGATAAGGCCGCAGCGTCAAAGGGACTCCAGGTTGAGCAGAGCGATTACTTCGCTCGTGGCGCCAGCCTTCCCGGCGTCGGTACCTCATCCTCGCTAATGGACATCGTCTTCGATGCCCAGAAGACTCCCTCGACGCCGCAAGCCGTGCCCGTCGAGAACGGCTGGGCCGTCGTCCAGGTTACGGGTATCCAGCCCCCATCCACGCCGACGTTTGACCAGGCAAAGGCGCAGCTCACCGAGCAGCTCCAGCGTGAGAAGGCCGCGTCCGAACTCGAAGCCAAGACTAAGGAACTCGCCGACAAGGCGCACTCCGAGCACAACCTGCGGGCTGCGGCGAAAGCCGTGGGCGCCACCGTGAAGACCAGTGACTTCGTAAAACCCGACGATCAGGTTCCCGACGTCGGCCAGCTCACCGGTCCCGCCGCCGTCGTCTTCACCCTGAGGCCCGGCGAAATCAGCGGCCCCGTGCAGGCCGGCAGCAACGGCGTGGTCTTCGCTCTCGTCGACAAGCAGGAACCCTCGGCAGCCGAATTCGCGGCCAAAGAGGACCAGATCCGCCAGGCAGTCCTGCAACGCAAACGCTCCGAAGCCATCGAGATTTACATCAGCAGTCTGCGAGACAAGATGCAGAAGGACGGCAAAATCCGCATCAACCAAGCGCAGTTGAAGAAAATGGCCAGCGCCGAAGGCGACTAA